One window of the Anaeromyxobacter dehalogenans 2CP-C genome contains the following:
- a CDS encoding helix-turn-helix domain-containing protein, whose protein sequence is MKALLLEGAPDALRRACEAARLEVVEVRSVPDGRARLAREAFALVDGRITRPCALDEELRQRVDAFFDRLHGQPATGLYDAVMREVERPLISGALARARGVRSAAAEALGIDRGTLARRMRALGLDEP, encoded by the coding sequence GTGAAGGCGCTGCTCCTCGAGGGCGCGCCCGACGCGCTCCGGCGCGCCTGCGAGGCGGCGCGGCTGGAGGTGGTCGAGGTGCGCTCGGTCCCCGACGGCCGCGCCCGGCTCGCGCGCGAGGCGTTCGCGCTGGTGGACGGCCGCATCACGCGCCCGTGCGCGCTCGACGAGGAGCTGCGCCAGCGGGTGGACGCCTTCTTCGACCGGCTCCACGGCCAGCCCGCGACCGGTCTCTACGACGCGGTGATGCGCGAGGTGGAGCGCCCGCTCATCTCCGGCGCGCTGGCCCGGGCCCGGGGCGTGCGCTCCGCCGCCGCGGAGGCGCTCGGCATCGACCGCGGTACGCTGGCCCGCCGCATGCGCGCGCTCGGCCTG